From the genome of Candidatus Eisenbacteria bacterium, one region includes:
- a CDS encoding aminotransferase class V-fold PLP-dependent enzyme: protein MRERSMLPQITLSALHREVVGCNFRYATPFGKRLLVYTDYTASGRNVRFLERYLMKIQESYANTHTEDDETGRSTTEMLHLAEKIIKREVNGDENTCVIAVGSGTTGAIQKLQEILGVYAPPALKDRLERGAEEHDRARGGGAARTFLEAWKRRAPVVFIGPYEHHSNDISWREAFAETVMIGLAPDGGMDLKDLERKVSDRRHDGRLKIGSFSAASNVTGVKTPVYEVARILHRHGALVCFDFAASAPYVEIDMNRDGDSYFDAVFLSPHKFLGGPGSSGILLFHRGVYRTDLPPTFGAGGTVDYVSAVAHDYSADIETREKSGTPGTLQVMKAALAMELKHAVGVDVIERRERTYLGRALERMKAAPNLEILGDPKPETHLAIVSFNIRHDERYLHPKLVTRLFNDLFGIQSRAGCSCAGPYGHALLGIDETSSERYRCQIHAGFQGIKPGWVRIGFHYVLDEIDFDYILRAVEFLAEKGHLFLPLYRFETATGTWTAIEEGWEEDASFGIAEALGGENALRDCLTDEKRKAEYDRYIEEAKRIAAGLEEEGPPEYRELPEEIRELGFFHVVEWE from the coding sequence ATGAGAGAGCGCTCCATGCTTCCGCAGATCACGCTGAGCGCCCTCCACCGCGAGGTGGTGGGGTGCAATTTCCGCTACGCCACCCCCTTCGGGAAACGCCTGCTGGTTTACACCGACTACACCGCCTCGGGGCGAAACGTGCGTTTTCTGGAGCGTTACCTGATGAAGATTCAGGAGAGCTACGCCAACACGCACACCGAGGATGACGAGACCGGCCGGAGCACCACCGAGATGCTTCATCTGGCGGAGAAGATCATCAAGCGCGAGGTGAACGGCGACGAGAACACCTGCGTCATCGCCGTGGGAAGCGGGACCACCGGCGCGATCCAGAAGCTTCAGGAGATCCTCGGCGTCTACGCGCCGCCGGCTCTCAAGGACCGTTTGGAGAGGGGCGCGGAGGAGCACGACCGGGCGCGCGGCGGCGGCGCGGCGCGGACCTTTCTGGAAGCGTGGAAACGGCGGGCGCCGGTGGTTTTCATCGGTCCCTACGAACACCACTCCAACGACATCTCTTGGAGGGAAGCGTTCGCGGAAACGGTAATGATCGGCCTCGCGCCGGACGGTGGGATGGACCTAAAGGATCTGGAGCGCAAGGTCTCGGACCGGAGGCACGACGGTCGCCTCAAGATCGGCAGTTTCTCGGCGGCGTCCAACGTCACCGGAGTGAAGACTCCGGTTTACGAAGTCGCCCGCATCCTGCACCGCCACGGCGCTCTCGTCTGTTTCGATTTCGCCGCGAGCGCCCCCTACGTGGAGATCGACATGAACCGGGACGGCGACTCCTACTTCGACGCCGTCTTCCTCTCGCCGCACAAGTTCCTGGGCGGACCGGGGTCGAGCGGCATCCTTCTTTTCCACCGCGGGGTCTATCGGACCGACCTCCCCCCCACCTTCGGCGCCGGCGGCACGGTGGACTACGTGAGCGCCGTCGCCCACGACTACAGCGCCGACATCGAAACGCGGGAAAAATCGGGCACGCCGGGGACCCTGCAGGTGATGAAGGCGGCGCTCGCCATGGAGCTGAAGCACGCCGTCGGCGTGGACGTGATCGAGCGGCGCGAGAGGACCTACCTCGGCCGCGCCCTCGAGAGGATGAAGGCGGCGCCGAACCTGGAGATCCTCGGCGATCCCAAGCCGGAGACGCACCTCGCCATCGTCTCTTTCAACATCCGGCATGACGAGCGATACCTTCACCCCAAGCTGGTCACCCGCCTCTTCAACGACCTCTTCGGGATCCAGTCGCGGGCGGGCTGCTCCTGTGCGGGGCCCTACGGCCACGCGCTCCTCGGCATCGACGAAACATCCTCCGAGCGGTACCGCTGCCAGATCCATGCCGGCTTTCAGGGGATCAAACCGGGCTGGGTGCGGATCGGCTTTCATTACGTCCTCGACGAGATCGATTTCGATTACATCCTGCGGGCGGTTGAATTCCTCGCCGAGAAGGGGCATCTCTTCCTGCCGCTCTATCGTTTCGAAACCGCCACGGGCACCTGGACCGCCATCGAGGAGGGGTGGGAGGAGGATGCGTCCTTCGGGATCGCCGAGGCGCTCGGCGGGGAGAACGCGCTCCGGGATTGTCTGACCGACGAAAAGAGGAAGGCGGAGTACGACCGTTACATCGAGGAGGCGAAGCGCATCGCCGCCGGGCTGGAAGAGGAAGGCCCGCCGGAATACCGCGAACTCCCCGAGGAGATTCGGGAACTCGGCTTCTTCCATGTGGTGGAGTGGGAATAG
- a CDS encoding DUF3800 domain-containing protein, which produces MYIDEVGNSGIACSTNPLHRHLSLTGIIIDLQHVNDILFPELESFKSKFFLNHPDDPVVLHRKDLIRKSGPFAVLKDPSKNILFNKTLLSLLAKWEYRVITVAIDKHEHQRRYTTWLFDPYHYCLRILVERFVLFLNSKHALGDVMAESRGGKEDLRLKESFARIHVEGTEYVPVELVQERLTSRQLKVKNKKNNIAGLQLADMIAHPSFRACVTKKQKEKLPETFGGQIAAILESKKYHRDPKGRIEGWGRKWLP; this is translated from the coding sequence ATGTATATCGACGAGGTCGGGAATTCCGGAATCGCTTGCTCGACCAATCCTTTACACAGACATCTCAGCCTAACCGGGATAATCATCGACCTACAGCATGTGAACGACATACTGTTTCCGGAATTGGAATCCTTCAAATCAAAGTTCTTTCTTAATCATCCCGACGACCCCGTTGTTCTTCATCGCAAAGATTTAATCCGCAAGAGTGGACCGTTCGCAGTCTTGAAGGACCCAAGCAAGAACATCTTGTTTAATAAAACACTCCTGTCCTTGCTCGCCAAGTGGGAATATAGAGTAATCACCGTGGCAATCGACAAACACGAACATCAGCGCCGCTATACAACCTGGCTTTTTGATCCCTATCATTATTGTCTAAGAATTTTAGTAGAACGTTTTGTGCTATTCCTGAATTCAAAACATGCTTTGGGCGATGTAATGGCTGAATCGCGCGGGGGCAAAGAAGACCTAAGGCTAAAGGAGTCCTTTGCTCGTATTCACGTTGAGGGAACCGAGTATGTCCCAGTTGAGCTGGTTCAAGAAAGGCTGACCAGCAGACAATTGAAAGTAAAAAACAAGAAAAACAACATAGCCGGTCTTCAACTTGCCGACATGATTGCACATCCGAGCTTTCGGGCTTGTGTGACCAAGAAGCAAAAAGAAAAACTCCCCGAAACCTTTGGAGGCCAGATCGCCGCAATTCTGGAATCAAAGAAATACCATAGAGACCCGAAAGGTAGAATCGAAGGCTGGGGCAGGAAATGGCTCCCATAG
- a CDS encoding sigma-54-dependent Fis family transcriptional regulator: protein MLVRVLLAVPSREEQKRLAGLIQRQADVLLSGLEGGEVVWDRLAADPHDLVVIARSLLPEPVDESISAIRNLPDRPEVIVVGETGGAEEQARMLAAGGLAVLLPELPDNVLADELRALTERRREHALNRLDAERPRKSSRLSDFVTLSPAMLRLMAIARQVAGANTSLLLLGETGVGKEWLARAIHEEGNRAEGPFIAVNCGAIPETLIESELFGHEEGAFTDARKGRRGHFELAHRGTIFLDEIADLSTRVQVKLLRVLQERKIQRVGGEKEIEVDVRIMAATNRDLMEEVRAGRFRSDLYYRLGVVTLTVPPLRQRREDIPDLVRNYLGVYRNRLGRDLTGIRPEAMAALVRYDWPGNVRELINVIERTVLLCPLSEIRNEDLPEEITRGRREESPGDAAGGEEEGGAAGGVRTDRPLREARREAADAFERAYLDSLLHRTRGRIGETARLAGITPRALFDKMRRHGLRKEDYR from the coding sequence ATGTTGGTTCGCGTGTTGCTCGCGGTCCCGTCGCGGGAGGAACAGAAACGGCTGGCCGGCCTCATTCAACGCCAGGCGGATGTCCTCCTCTCCGGCCTCGAGGGGGGCGAGGTGGTGTGGGACCGCCTCGCCGCGGACCCGCACGACCTGGTGGTGATCGCCCGATCACTTCTCCCGGAGCCGGTGGACGAGTCGATCTCCGCGATCCGCAATCTGCCGGACCGTCCCGAGGTGATCGTCGTCGGTGAAACGGGTGGGGCGGAGGAGCAGGCGCGAATGCTCGCCGCCGGCGGGCTGGCGGTCCTTCTGCCGGAGTTGCCGGACAACGTGCTCGCCGACGAACTGCGCGCGCTCACCGAACGGCGGCGGGAACACGCCCTGAACCGCCTGGACGCGGAGCGTCCCCGCAAGAGCAGCCGCCTTTCCGACTTCGTCACACTGAGCCCCGCCATGCTCCGTCTGATGGCGATCGCCCGGCAGGTCGCCGGCGCCAACACATCCCTGCTCCTTCTGGGCGAAACCGGCGTCGGCAAGGAGTGGCTCGCCCGGGCGATCCACGAGGAGGGGAACCGCGCCGAGGGTCCCTTCATCGCCGTGAACTGCGGCGCCATCCCGGAGACGCTGATCGAGAGCGAACTCTTCGGCCACGAGGAGGGCGCGTTCACCGACGCCCGCAAGGGACGCCGGGGTCACTTCGAACTCGCCCATCGGGGGACCATCTTCCTCGACGAAATCGCCGACCTCTCCACGCGGGTTCAGGTGAAGCTGCTTCGGGTCCTTCAGGAGCGAAAGATTCAGCGCGTCGGCGGGGAAAAGGAGATCGAGGTGGACGTACGGATCATGGCGGCCACCAATCGCGACCTGATGGAAGAGGTGCGCGCCGGCCGCTTCCGCTCCGATCTCTACTACCGGCTCGGCGTGGTCACCCTGACCGTCCCCCCGCTCCGGCAGCGCCGCGAGGACATCCCCGACCTGGTACGGAATTACCTGGGCGTTTATCGGAACCGCCTCGGCCGGGATCTGACCGGCATCCGGCCGGAGGCGATGGCCGCGCTGGTGCGGTACGACTGGCCGGGGAACGTGCGGGAGCTGATCAACGTGATCGAGAGGACCGTCCTTCTCTGCCCGCTGAGCGAGATTCGGAACGAGGACCTTCCCGAGGAGATCACGCGGGGGCGGCGCGAAGAGAGCCCCGGCGACGCGGCGGGCGGGGAAGAGGAGGGGGGGGCGGCGGGCGGCGTCCGGACCGACCGGCCTTTGCGGGAGGCGAGACGCGAAGCGGCGGACGCCTTCGAGCGCGCCTACCTCGACTCGCTCCTCCACAGAACCCGCGGGCGGATCGGCGAGACGGCGCGCCTGGCCGGCATCACCCCCCGCGCCCTCTTCGACAAGATGCGCCGCCACGGCCTGCGAAAAGAGGACTACAGGTAA
- a CDS encoding DMT family transporter produces the protein MRNQTRAYLLALAAVLCWSTVATAFELTLRRADPLTMLFWSSLASTIFLFAYRRAREGGFGFPAGPDRGREWRASALNGLLNPFLYYTVLFTAYDLLPAQEAQPLNYTWPIVVTLLSAPMLGQRLRPASLLAVFLGFLGVLIISTHGDPLGFRFTHGPGALLAVGSSLVWALYWIRNVRDRRDATAKLSLGFLFGTLYVGIALFAAGRAALPSGPALLGSLYIGLFEMGLAFLLWLRALSLSETSARVSNLVYLSPFLSLVPIHYVVGEEILPSSVLGLVVIVLGIAAQKQWG, from the coding sequence ATGAGGAACCAGACCCGCGCTTACCTTCTCGCCCTCGCCGCCGTGCTCTGCTGGTCCACCGTGGCGACCGCATTCGAACTCACGCTACGCCGCGCCGACCCGCTCACCATGCTTTTCTGGTCGAGCCTCGCTTCGACGATCTTCCTCTTCGCCTACCGCCGCGCGCGCGAGGGAGGATTCGGATTCCCCGCCGGCCCGGACCGCGGCCGAGAGTGGCGCGCCTCCGCGCTGAACGGCCTTCTCAACCCTTTCCTCTATTACACGGTCCTCTTCACCGCCTACGATCTCCTCCCGGCGCAGGAGGCGCAGCCCCTCAACTATACGTGGCCGATCGTGGTCACCCTTCTCTCCGCGCCGATGCTCGGCCAGCGCCTCCGCCCGGCGTCGCTCCTCGCGGTGTTTCTCGGCTTTCTCGGCGTGCTCATCATCTCTACCCACGGCGATCCCCTCGGCTTCCGTTTCACTCATGGGCCGGGTGCGCTGCTCGCCGTCGGGAGCAGCCTCGTCTGGGCGCTCTATTGGATACGGAACGTACGGGACCGGCGCGACGCCACCGCCAAGCTCTCCCTCGGTTTCCTCTTCGGAACCCTCTATGTCGGCATCGCTCTCTTCGCCGCCGGCCGCGCCGCCCTCCCCTCCGGCCCGGCGCTCCTCGGATCGCTCTACATCGGCCTCTTCGAGATGGGCCTCGCCTTTCTCCTCTGGCTCCGCGCACTCTCCCTCTCCGAGACCTCGGCGCGCGTGAGCAACCTCGTCTATCTCTCCCCCTTCCTCTCCCTCGTCCCGATCCATTACGTCGTGGGCGAGGAGATCCTCCCCTCATCGGTACTCGGACTCGTGGTCATCGTTCTGGGAATCGCCGCGCAAAAACAGTGGGGCTAA
- a CDS encoding FAD:protein FMN transferase — MNVRFAGNAAMHALFAALLAAGCGGREAVREEWETMGTWARVEIHGVDAERGREGVAAVRAVFDSVTALMNAWDPSSEIGRLNDAPAGVPFPLSPWLDECLARAEDVGAASGGAFDPTADPLMRLWGFYRREGRLPSQAEIDSARALLGGYRHDRAGRAVIKEREGVRFDLGGIAKGFAVDRASERLRALGVPGALIDLGGNLYCLGAPPGKDRWRVGIRNPLDPGALFAAVETAEGAVATSGSYERFVTIDGRRYGHIMNPATGRPAEGSLSATVLTPDATLGDALSTALFVLGPARAKEVLAESYPGVDAILVLPADSDGEPHRVFLTGRLKGRVTLLPGMETLFVLL; from the coding sequence ATGAACGTTCGATTCGCCGGGAACGCCGCCATGCACGCGCTCTTCGCCGCGCTCCTCGCCGCCGGTTGCGGCGGCCGGGAGGCGGTTCGGGAAGAGTGGGAGACGATGGGAACCTGGGCGCGGGTGGAGATTCACGGCGTCGATGCCGAGCGCGGCCGGGAGGGCGTGGCCGCGGTCCGCGCCGTCTTCGACTCCGTGACGGCGTTGATGAACGCCTGGGATCCGTCGTCGGAGATCGGCCGCTTGAACGATGCGCCGGCGGGCGTTCCCTTCCCCCTCTCTCCCTGGCTCGACGAGTGCCTCGCCCGAGCGGAGGATGTCGGCGCGGCGAGCGGCGGCGCCTTCGATCCCACCGCCGATCCCCTCATGCGACTCTGGGGTTTCTACCGGCGAGAGGGGCGGCTCCCGTCTCAGGCTGAGATCGATTCCGCGCGCGCCCTCCTCGGCGGTTACCGGCACGACCGCGCGGGGCGCGCGGTGATCAAGGAGAGAGAAGGCGTCCGCTTCGATCTCGGCGGGATCGCCAAGGGATTCGCCGTCGACCGGGCGTCGGAGCGGCTCCGGGCGCTCGGCGTCCCGGGCGCGCTCATCGACCTCGGCGGCAACCTCTATTGCCTCGGCGCGCCGCCCGGCAAGGATCGCTGGCGGGTGGGGATCCGGAACCCGCTCGATCCCGGCGCGCTCTTCGCGGCGGTGGAGACGGCGGAGGGGGCGGTCGCCACGAGCGGCTCCTACGAGCGCTTCGTGACGATCGACGGCCGCCGCTACGGCCACATCATGAACCCGGCCACCGGCCGCCCGGCGGAGGGATCCCTCAGCGCCACCGTGCTCACGCCCGACGCCACCCTCGGCGACGCGCTCTCCACCGCCCTCTTCGTTCTCGGCCCGGCGCGCGCCAAGGAAGTTCTCGCCGAGAGCTACCCCGGCGTGGACGCCATTCTCGTCCTCCCCGCCGATTCCGACGGGGAGCCGCACCGGGTTTTCCTGACCGGCCGGCTGAAGGGGCGCGTCACCCTCCTCCCCGGCATGGAGACGCTCTTCGTCCTTCTCTGA
- a CDS encoding electron transport complex subunit E, which produces MSRTDILLRGLWKDHPIFRLVLGMCPTLAVTTSVVNGLGMGLATTFVLICSNGIISLLRGFIPKKVRIPAFIVVIATFVTVVDLVMHGYFYDLHKSLGLFIPLIVVNCIILGRAEAFASRNGVLDSLLDGIGMGLGFTIGLMVLGGVREIFGNGTVLGFSVFGDRFLPMLVMILPPGAFLSLGFLLALMNKLEERRAIRAGEVYEPPREQDCGNCALCKLDGCD; this is translated from the coding sequence ATGAGTAGAACGGACATTCTGCTGCGCGGTCTCTGGAAGGACCACCCGATCTTCCGGCTCGTGCTCGGCATGTGCCCCACGCTGGCGGTGACCACTTCCGTGGTGAACGGTCTCGGCATGGGGCTCGCCACCACCTTCGTGCTCATCTGCAGCAACGGGATCATCTCGCTGCTCCGCGGCTTCATCCCCAAGAAGGTGCGGATCCCCGCCTTCATCGTGGTGATCGCCACCTTCGTGACCGTCGTGGACCTGGTGATGCACGGGTACTTCTACGACCTCCACAAAAGCCTCGGGCTCTTCATCCCCCTCATCGTGGTGAACTGCATCATCCTCGGCCGGGCCGAGGCGTTCGCCAGCCGAAACGGGGTTCTCGACTCCCTCCTGGACGGGATCGGGATGGGGCTCGGCTTCACGATCGGGCTGATGGTGCTCGGCGGCGTGCGGGAGATCTTCGGCAACGGGACCGTTCTCGGCTTCTCCGTTTTCGGCGACCGCTTTCTCCCCATGCTGGTCATGATCCTGCCTCCGGGCGCGTTCCTCTCCCTCGGTTTCCTGTTGGCCCTGATGAACAAGCTGGAGGAACGGCGGGCGATTCGGGCCGGCGAGGTCTACGAACCGCCGCGGGAACAGGACTGCGGCAACTGCGCCCTCTGCAAGCTGGACGGCTGCGACTGA
- a CDS encoding RnfABCDGE type electron transport complex subunit G has product MKDMLNLSLRLALICAVAALLLTQVNGITREPILLAENAAEVAAIEAVLPAFDNKPVEDTAVTREGTAEEATYHIGIKDGRYAGAAFKAVTYDGYSGEIVSMIGVGAEGNLTGMRILRHAETPGLGAKYADAALLNEFYVGRPLVGTDWRVKKDGGPIDAISGATVTGRAVCGALAAAMNRFREDLPAILEASAGYGGAAPGGDGTEDAATATAEERVGDE; this is encoded by the coding sequence ATGAAGGACATGTTGAATCTCTCGCTCCGGCTCGCGCTGATCTGCGCGGTCGCCGCCCTCCTGCTGACCCAGGTGAACGGCATAACGCGGGAACCGATCCTTCTGGCGGAGAACGCGGCGGAGGTGGCGGCCATCGAGGCGGTCCTTCCCGCCTTCGACAACAAGCCTGTGGAGGACACGGCGGTGACCCGCGAGGGGACGGCCGAGGAAGCCACTTATCACATCGGCATCAAGGACGGACGGTACGCCGGCGCCGCCTTCAAGGCGGTCACCTACGACGGCTACTCGGGCGAGATCGTGAGCATGATCGGCGTGGGCGCGGAGGGAAACCTTACGGGGATGCGGATCCTCCGCCACGCCGAAACGCCCGGCCTGGGGGCCAAGTACGCCGACGCGGCTTTGCTGAACGAGTTTTACGTCGGCCGACCGTTGGTCGGAACGGACTGGCGGGTGAAGAAGGACGGCGGTCCGATCGACGCGATCAGCGGCGCCACCGTGACGGGGCGGGCGGTCTGCGGCGCGCTCGCGGCGGCGATGAACCGCTTCCGGGAGGACCTGCCGGCGATTCTCGAGGCCTCCGCCGGTTACGGCGGCGCGGCGCCCGGCGGTGACGGAACGGAGGACGCGGCAACGGCGACGGCCGAGGAAAGGGTGGGCGATGAGTAG